The nucleotide window TCTCGGAACAACAAGGAGAAGATAAGGCTGCTGGAGCAGGCAAAGAGTCTGTTTGAAGACGTACTGTATGTTGAGGGCAACAACAAGATGGTACGGGAGGCTCTATCGTCGTGCATATCAGAGCTCAACTACCATGGACGATGGCTACAGTGAACTGGCATGGGGAGTGCCATTAGTCGTGTGCTGTATTAGGGTTGAAGACAGAGATGAGTGAAATAAGATGAAGCGAGCTGTATGTATGAAGGATACCGAAATCCTTCACTACGACGAGAAAGTCGCTCCTGTACACTATTTGAGTTGAAAGGCTTAGCATTTCAACAGGAAGGAAGAACCTTCGCAGATGAGCTTTGCATGTGAATAACAAGGATCCCAGAATTAGTTTAAGAAATTGCACACAAGTTCCAGTCTATGATTGGCGGATTATTTGTTTGATGCTGATCGTCAATTTCATCATGCATGCAATTTTGACAGGTTCGGAACTTAGAAGCTATGTAAGCTTATGTTGCCTCCTTTCTGTCTGTGGCCTCTGCTCTGCTTGCATGGGGGAAATTGCTGAGAAGATTGTGTTCTTATCAACTCAACTACTTTTGCctgcagtggcactgtcagtcaGGGAAATCAGTGCTGCAACCAGACCAGCATTTGCTCTGTGTAGTTGTAGTTCTTGCGGACATCTTTGAAGCCATCATGCCTGTCAGGATCAGCAACAATTGCTCTGACGATGATATTAGGGTTTGCCTTCTTACTCTGCTTCACACCTGTACTTATTACTTAACACCGTCATAAGGGATCGATGCCCCTCTGTGATGAACACGTTCAATGATACTATTCACATAGGCAAATTTTGTTCAAGTTGTGGTCTAGAGCAAAACCCCTCAGCGAGTGATGGAAACACAAAAGCagggctatatatatatatcaaataAGGTGATAATAGGTTGGAAGCCACAACTTGCAGCTACTTTGCTGTGAAAGAGGGCACCTTCAGGGAGTATGATTCGGCTACTTAGCTTCATGTAAACTGTATGTAGATTATGATTCGGCTCAAATTCTGGCCGTATTGGTGTCTCCATTTCAGATAATATAAGCAGATTTGCCATGTTGGTGTTAACCAAAGCCTTCCATTCTTTTTTTATCAATGACAACACACAATAGTCACGGCTGAAGGAACTCTGATGTGATCCGGGAGTGCATGTAGATTACCAATTGTTACTGTTAAATGAAACATCCAAGTTAACGGCGGGGCACTTACCCTTACGCACCATGCAAGGATTAACACGGTGTTCATACATACTACTACTACTAGGTACTCCATCAGTTACTGGACTTGGCACTGCTAGCGGTTTACAAATGCCCAACTAACAGCAACAAGCAAGAGAGACTACATGGAAGAAAACATGCAAATTAACAGTAGCTAGAGAGACCGCAGTCTGCAGACCCCACCTAATATATATGAGGCAGGTCGGCCAGTGGACGACCCATCTAATATGAGCGCGCTCAAGATGCACACATGCCAAATCAACCAACATGTAGCATGCATGTGTGCTTTGAGGAGAGGACATATATGTATGCCATCAAAAGGACCCAAGGCGAGACTCGTGTCAACAAGCCAAACCTCTCTTGTATAATTAGATGCAACGAAAACATCTAGTTTCAGATACTTCAATAGAAACAACTGTTCATCACCAAGTTTGTTTGTCCCACATACAGCTATACCAAAGGAAAACGCAAACGTAACCACTGCCCTGTGCACCAAATGTGTCTCCAAACTTCTCTAATCAAGTTAATTAAACACAAggttgcgtcagcatgacattgGAAACACATGCATCCTATTTTAAAGTTAATCATATTGGATGGTATACTAGCTAATACTTGTATCATATTGCAGTGTTAATCCTATATATGGCATGGACAATACAAGAAAAATATAAATAAGAGCAAGCTTACCCCCTTCAAATAGTTGGTGGAGACAAGGATGGCGGGAAACCCGCATACAGATGGGTATCCGAGGAGATGAACACGGGCGCAGACCCACAGAACCACTCAAGCTTCAAAGTCTGGAGATCTATTGAATAATAGTTGTAGTCGATATCAGGTGACTCCGGGTCGCGTAGATTTCCATGTAGAAGTAAGTGTCCTCCAGCAACACCGATGATGGAATAGCGATAATTATGGGGTTCCGGGATTATGTCCTCCCATTGCCACTGCTTTGTGCCATCTTCATTATCTCGGAAAATGTCATCCTTCTACTCCAGAGCTCTCGGGCATGGAAGAAGAAAGAATTGGAATTGCTACTGTATGCTTACAAAAACCTATCGACTGTGGCGGCCAAGGCCGTCTTTGCAATGGTGCCAATGACCGTCTCCTTCCTCTCGCCATCCTTGAAGATGAGGATGGTGGGGATGCTCCTGATGCCGTATCTCATGGCCACCTCTAGGTTCTGGTCCGTGTTTACACTCAGACATCTCAGTTTGCCAACATAGGCCTTGGCCAGGTCTGCGACGATGGGGTGCATCAAGCGGCACAGGCCACACCATAGTGCCCAGAACTCGACTAGCACCGCCGTCTCACTCCCCAGGACGACCTCGCCCAAATTTTGCTCCTCTATATCGCCCACTGCAAGTGCAAATACAAAGAATATGATTGTCTGTCCCTTTGTTTcagaagaagaaattaatgtACACTCATGCAGCTATGCTTCTTTCGTGCGTGATTGAACTGCACTACCAACAGATTTaattcactagagcagcaacttaACCGAAAAGCTGAGACTAGCGTAGATTGAGCAGGATGCACTTAAATTTGATCTCTCACCACACACAAGTGTGTTGTATTTATCTATACTACTCTATGGTGTACGAGTTTTAAATGTTTGGATCTCAAAACGAGGCATTGGCGCTGGCAGGGTCATCCCGCAGCACTTCTGGGCTCCTCCTACCCATCTCGCCTAGTGTTGTTGTTCGCGTGCCGGCCCTGGCGGCAGTCCCGCTGGTGTTCACGGCGGCCAGACGGCCTTGACAGCCTATGCATGCACACAGACACGTGGAAGCGACCCCTTCTCAGCACCACTCGGATCTGGTGCTCCTCCATGTCCTCTTCCTCGATCTGGCCTCTCCAGCTTGCTAGAGCAATTTTTAGGGATACCATGATGCTGTTTGGtgatttattttatattttatttATATGACAGCCTTAAAATGATAACATGCATATAAATAAGATGAGAAAAATGTATTTCTTGCTTTCTTGAGTTTCATATCTTTCCAATTGCATAGTCTATATAAATTAAATCACTAGAATATCACCTAAACACCGAAAGGCGCCAAAGGTAATAATGGGCAGGAGATAAACTTGGACACCCTCCTCCGTAGTGAGGAACTGAGAATTGCTTGCTGAAATTAGCAGAATGACAAAGCCTGGTACCATTGAGTTAATTATAATACTTGCATCATCTCACAATATCGACCGGCCTTATGTATGCCATGAACAATACAAGTAAAAACTAGTAGCAAGCTTACCCATTCAAATAGTTGGTGGAGACAAGGATGGCGGGAAACCCACATACAGATGGGTAACCGAGGAGAAATACACAGGTGCAGACCCACAGAACCACTCGAGCTTCAAAGTCTGGAGATTTACTGAATAATAGTTGAAGTCGTTATCAGGTGACTCCGGGTCGTATAGATTCCCATGTAGAAGTAAGTATCCCCCAGCAACACCGATGATGGTATAGTGATAATTATGCGGCTCCGGGATAATGGCCTTGTTTTGCCACTGCTTTGTGCCATCTCCATTATCTCGCAAAATGTCATACAAGAGCTCACTTTCATAGCGATTTTCAAAACCTTTAAAGCCGCGACTAAGCATGCCAAGCCTTCCTTCCCTTGCCTCCACAAAGACTATCTCATCACGGCCGCGTGGCACACTCAGAGTAGAGAACTCTTCCGTGTGCGTGTCGAACACAAGATACTTGTGGGTATAAGCCATCTCCCAATAGAAGCATCCATGAGCATAATGGCGAGACGTGGCGTCATTGGCCGTGAAGCAACCCACACCGACGTGTCCTGGCATCAAGGCGCCCCAACCATGAAATGTAACAATGCGCCATTGGCCGGCACGGGCACCCGAGGAAGAATAGATGAAGAGGACCAGCTTTTTGTAGCACCACCTGCGCAAGCACATGACTCTGAAGCCCGAGGGTGCGTCGACAAATGGTGCCCTCACTCTCGCCGGCAGGGGCAAGGAAGGGGTCACAATCCATGACATCCAGCTGCTTGGCTAGAGCAGCTAGGTCGTCGGGGAGGGCTGGTAGCAGGAGGTAGCGCCGGTGCAGTGGGTCGCATACGGCGAGGTTGGCCAGGAAATCCCCCTGCTTGGAGAGGAGGGCGCGGCCGTCGCGGAAGTCACAGTTGCTCCAGAGCTCCGGGGAGGGGAGGAAGGAGCAGGAGAAATCGGCCTTGGCGATGGTgcgggcggcggctgggccgggaGGAAGGCGACGGAGAGGTCGGCCCTTTGGGACGGTTCGTACGCGAGTATTCCCAGGAGAGACGGGCGGTGGAGGGCGCGGAAGCGGCGGAGGAAGGAGCGGGCGGCGATGATGCGGCGGAAGGAGGCGCCGGCCATGGATGCGCGGTCGACGTCTTCGGCCGTGGGGAGGCGGAGGAGGATATCCTCGACGACGTGGTCCGGTAGGTCCGCCTGCGACTCCATGGCCGGCGCCGGCGGGGCCGGGGCGTCGCCGGCGATGCCATCGTGGTGGATCTGAGAATTTGGGGTTTCTCTCGGGGCTGCCTACTTTCCGTTTCTGCTGGAGGAAAACAACCTccttttctcttttatttttgttagAAAAAGGGAAAAATATCTATATTTATTTTGTAGCCAAATCATGTACTCCCCCTCCGTTTCAAAATTTATGGTGTATTTTGTTCGTTTAAGGCAAGACCATTACTACTAATTTCATTGCTGGCACGAGGTTATGTGCCATGGAATCGTTGTCACTAGATTCTTATTTGAAGAGAAGTATTTACTCTATGGATACGGTGATTTATCGTATAGATCACATATTAGTAGTGTGCTGTTTTGTCAAAGTCTGTCTTAAAAAATCTTATATTTTTAAAAGGTCAAGCATAGTGTATTAACCTCCAAGGAGAATAGAGCGGAGGAGCACCATGTAAAAGAACAAATCTTTAGGCCTCCtgtggttcataggataggaataggAAAGTCATAGGGAATGAGATCGATGACCTGCATCTCAATCCATATAGGAAAGAACACGCCATTAGATGCACTAAAATGTGAAGGATTGATTTCTAGTCTACATAaaaataggaatccattcctacaaaccaaaagGCTTCAAAGGAGTTTTTCCTACAAAGTTCCAATCCTTTACAATTCCTACAAAAttcctatgaacgaaaggaggccttAGTGATTTGTTGGATTCTAGTTAATTAATTCATCGTAATTGAGTTAATTATCTAGGAAATGTTGACTAATGCAGTTCAAACAAATCCTTCTTCAAAAACTCTGTagaaaaaactttgaaaaaaCTCAAACAAATCCTTCTTCAAAAACCCTGTAAAAAAACTTTCAAAAAAGAGGCCCTgttttttcaaagttttttttACAGGGTTTTTGAAGAAGGATTTGTTTGAACTGCATTAGTCAACAAATCACTAAATGTCATTGAGCTTGGAGTGAACAGTAAATTCCgaaataaatcaaaaaaataaaaaaaatcaggAAAAAATTGGGTGCAAACTTTCACAAATGTTGTCAGCGCATGGAAATTTTCAGCCTGAAATAACATTTGTGGAAGACATGACAAAAAAATAAACACTCCAAAATGCTTAAAAAATTTGCATTTTTTGAGTATTGATTTTGTTTTTTACCACGACTTTCAGGAATAACTTTTTATGATAAAATTTTTGTTTACTATTTTTTTACTGGTCATCAATGTGCATTTGAGCTCGGGTGTAGATACTTCGCATCCCGGGCCAAAAGTACCCTTCTACTCCCGAGCTCTCAGGCATGGAAGAACAAAGAATTGGAATTGTTACTGTATGCTTAAAAAAACCTGTCGACTGTGGTGGCCATGGCCGTGTTTGCAATGGTGTGGATGACCGTCTCCTTCCTCTCACCATCCTTGAAGATGAGGATGGTGGGGATGCTCCTGATGCCATATCTCATGGCCACCTCCTGTTTCTGGTTCTGGACCGTGTTTACCCTCAGACATCTCAGTTTGCCAACATAGGCCTTGGCCAGGTCTGCGATGATGGGGTGCATCAAGCGGCACGGGATGCACCATGGCGCCCAGAACTCAACCAGCACCGCCGTCTCATTCCCCAGGACGACCTCGTCCCACGtctgctcctctacatcgcccaTTGCAAGTGCAAATACAATGAACATGATTGTCTATTCTTTTGTTTCAGAAGAAGAAATCAATGTACACTCATGCAGGGACGCTTCTTTCGTGTGTGATGCAGTTAATCATGTATGGATCAATGTTAGAAGAGAGAGAGGGGTTTGGTGGAAATCgttgttgtattgcttgagccttgTGGGCTTATATATAGTGAGTACATGACCTgcttggagtacaagacaaggTTGGAATAAATCCTATACTTCCTAATAGTCACGATACTCAATATCACCCGcagtcacaacggtagcgacacagacggtgagactggagaagaatccgaaggcaagccgaaggaccccccccccccccccccgtaacGGTCGACGCATCACGGAAGTTGTGGCCGGAGTGAAAGCGGACGAGGATGCTCAAGCAAGGCGATAGCCCTTTGTGCTGTTTGTCGAAGTAGCCGAGAACGTAGGATGGTGTAGCTGTGGTCGAGGTAGCCGTGCGAGGGACgccgtggtcgatgtcgagtcgggATGGCCAGTGCCGAGGCAGTCACCGTGGACCGGGAAAAagagcggcggtggcggcggcctgaggaggaggaggaggcggcggctagGAGCGCGGCGTCGGTGCTTGAAGTAAGCGAAGAAGAACCCGACAACGTGACGAAGACTGGCGCAGACGGTGGCGTTCCTGCGCCTAGGAAGACGGCGCGACGCATACCACACAGGAGTCGACGCGCGTGGACGACGAAGTGGACCGCGTGCCACGACGCTATGGCTTGAAGGGGCGACGGAGCGGCAGCGCATGGGTCGGGGCGACGACGGGGAAGACCTCAGGGTGGAGCCGCGGAGGAAGGGACCGTGTGCCACGCTCGCTACGGCCCGATGGGGCGACGTAGCGGCAACACGAGGGCCGGTGCATCCACGGGGACGACCTAAAGTGGATAGGCCTCGAGGCGGCGGTGGATCTCGGGCCGCGACACTAcagcccgaaggggcgacgcagcggcagcGCGCAGGTCGGTGCAACCACAGGGTGAACcacggggcggcgacgaggacCGCGTACCACGCTTGCTACGGCGCGACGGGGAAATGCAGCGGCAGCGCGAGGGTCGGTGCATTCACATGGATGGCCTGGAGCGGACGGTCTTGGGACGGCGGTGACTGCGGGCCATATCACTACGGTCCGAAGGGGCGACACAGCGACAATGCGCGGGGCGATGTAGCAGCGACAGTGTGGTCCAAAGAAACGATGCAGCTGCAGCCCGTTGCTCGATTGACGGAGATATGCGGGTACTCGACGGAAATCTTCGGAGCTGCACGTGTACGGTCAATCAGACCCATTGATCAGATCAGACACACGTTGGGCAACCATGCAAATCTGTACACACGCGTTTATGCAGGGAGAACCAATGCACATGCATGCCACGAATCAAGCGTCAAGTGTAGCACGGTGCCATGCGGGATACATCAGTGACCATGCACCGCGTCGGGCCGCTGCGGCGCCGGACAAGGGCCAGCGCTGCCGCCAACGCACGCGGACAGGACGAGGCACCCTCGGGTCAGCGCAAGCATACGCGAGTGGCCTCCGCGCTAGCACTAGCCGTTTGAAGAAGATGAAGACACCTGCGGAGTACGCGTCGTTGACGAAGGACTGCGGCGGACCACTCAAATCGATACTCGATCGGAAAACCAAAAAAAGAAAACGCCGATTAAACAAACGGCGAAGGAAAAAAAAATTCAGACCAAAGCATCGTGAAAAAAAGACTCTCTAGAGCAGTCGGTCAACATGATCGGCGGACGAACCCTAGGAACGGGCGGCGCGGCCCCCGACGGTGGTCATGGAGGCCGACCGCCCCGGGGGCGGCACGCAGGTGCGGAAGCGGcaggcggcggctagggtttggatCGGTTAGGTtgataccatgttagaagggagATAGGGGTTTGGTGGAAATCattgttgtattgcttgagcctcatgGGCGTATATATAGTAAGTACATGATTTGGTTGGAGTATAAAGACAAGGTAGGGATAAATCCTATATTTCCTAATAGTCACGATACTCAACATCCTCCGCAGTCATAACGGT belongs to Triticum urartu cultivar G1812 chromosome 7, Tu2.1, whole genome shotgun sequence and includes:
- the LOC125519609 gene encoding thioredoxin M5, chloroplastic-like, with amino-acid sequence MDFQCQRRQRYRHLKRPPPPDGSYSIAPQARNRHGGYCSETGFSTPGCTYTRMNSTLKKASGPSAADHVGDVEEQTWDEVVLGNETAVLVEFWAPWCIPCRLMHPIIADLAKAYVGKLRCLRVNTVQNQKQEVAMRYGIRSIPTILIFKDGERKETVIHTIANTAMATTVDRFF